The Paramisgurnus dabryanus chromosome 6, PD_genome_1.1, whole genome shotgun sequence genome has a window encoding:
- the mterf4 gene encoding transcription termination factor 4, mitochondrial: MVTHACQRQIVRWMWKWSVCPVNASGGHMSYSTRQESYQTRPSQADQVTQPPGVKLTVNSLLEMGFSEIQAEEMHESVLKSRGKHVPSILTALLVLGLNPSSILKIMQKCPEVHSLKGEEIQQRVNHLRKMGLVEGSLQRVISHYPKIMALPIKRVNMVSRLLREKCQFTVQQVTDILRDSPEVVEEDLAQLEYKFQYAYFRMGVRQAEMVKAKLFRLTLSELRCRHCFLERRGMYQTPDKKGQTLILNPSLKDFLCVSEETYLTQVAKATAEEFHVFCKLMEREQEEEFINDEVDGLSEDDDDDEDNDDDDEKHKRSHNWRTGYKRDKK; the protein is encoded by the exons ATGGTTACACACGCTTGCCAACGACAG ATCGTACGATGGATGTGGAAATGGAGTGTTTGTCCTGTGAACGCAAGTGGAGGTCATATGTCCTACTCTACACGACAGGAGTCTTATCAAACGAGACCATCCCAAGCGGATCAGGTCACACAGCCGCCTGGGGTCAAGCTGACTGTTAACTCTCTGCTCGAAATGGGCTTTTCAGAAATTCAAGCTGAGGAGATGCATGAAAGCGTTTTGAAGAGCCGTGGGAAACATGTGCCATCGATCCTGACAGCATTGTTAGTCTTGGGCCTAAATCCCTCCAGCATCCTCAAAATAATGCAGAAATGTCCAGAGGTGCATTCACTTAAAGGTGAAGAAATACAGCAGCGCGTCAATCATCTCAGGAAAATGGGATTGGTAGAAG GCAGTCTGCAAAGGGTGATCAGCCACTACCCCAAGATCATGGCCCTGCCAATTAAGAGGGTCAACATGGTGTCCCGATTGCTCAGAGAGAAGTGCCAGTTCACCGTCCAGCAGGTCACAGACATCCTCAGAGACTCACCTGAGGTTGTGGAGGAAGATTTGGCACAGTTGGAGTACAAATTTCAG TATGCATATTTCCGCATGGGTGTGCGGCAGGCGGAGATGGTCAAAGCCAAGCTCTTTCGTTTGACGCTGTCCGAGCTGCGGTGTCGTCACTGTTTCCTGGAGCGGCGAGGAATGTACCAGACGCCAGACAAGAAGGGCCAAACGCTCATCCTTAACCCATCGCTTAAAGACTTCCTCTGCGTCTCCGAGGAAACCTACCTGACGCAGGTCGCCAAGGCAACCGCAGAAGAGTTCCACGTGTTCTGTAAGCTCATGGAAAGAGAACAGGAAGAGGAGTTTATCAATGATGAGGTAGATGGGTTAAGTGAGGACGATGACGACGATGAggataatgatgatgatgatgaaaaacacaaaaggAGTCATAACTGGAGAACTGGCTACAAAAGGGACAAAAAATAG
- the LOC135744092 gene encoding probable G-protein coupled receptor 148, producing the protein MSQSHIVNISEEWYDIMKSRHMDLFLIPTVLLTSVTLLVNPVLFLCIVCFHSLRQETRYLLLANTLLADMLFLTINLAVVSCNTVGMDIPYVPCNFMLLSSVTTYTCSVITFTLMVVDTYVAVRWPLRYNEFLSVSRVRKIIVSLWALSSLCPVSLLAFFKMVIPSEQPRKVCLVLIALHSMEVKVSIHLYFIIGISVCSALIIYCYIRLYMITKTSGIWCDRYSRARMTLLAHALLLMLYFTPALVFAVELSLLGREEKPSETAVWINLVNMCVLMLLPRFCTPYLYILRYREIYKTLQNVLWKNRHRSQIRTA; encoded by the coding sequence ATGAGTCAATCTCACATTGTTAACATCTCCGAAGAGTGGTACGACATAATGAAGAGCAGACACATGGATCTGTTCCTCATCCCCACCGTTCTGCTGACCTCGGTCACTCTGCTGGTCAACCCCGTGTTGTTCCTCTGCATCGTGTGTTTCCATTCCTTGCGTCAGGAGACACGCTACCTGCTCCTCGCTAACACGCTGTTGGCCGACATGCTCTTCCTCACCATCAACCTTGCGGTCGTCTCCTGCAACACAGTGGGCATGGACATACCTTATGTTCCGTGCAACTTTATGCTGTTAAGCTCAGTGACCACCTATACCTGCTCTGTGATCACGTTTACGCTGATGGTCGTGGACACGTACGTGGCGGTGCGCTGGCCTCTGCGTTACAATGAGTTTCTCTCAGTGTCCAGAGTCAGGAAGATAATCGTGAGCTTGTGGGCGTTGTCCTCATTGTGCCCGGTCTCATTGCTCGCGTTCTTTAAGATGGTTATTCCCAGCGAACAACCACGTAAAGTATGTTTGGTCTTGATTGCTTTGCACTCGATGGAAGTGAAGGTCAGCATTCATCTGTACTTCATCATCGGCATCAGCGTCTGCTCCGCGCTCATTATTTATTGTTACATCCGTCTCTACATGATCACCAAGACTTCTGGGATATGGTGTGATCGCTACTCACGAGCACGTATGACGCTGTTGGCCCACGCTTTGTTGCTGATGTTGTATTTCACTCCAGCGCTGGTCTTTGCGGTCGAGTTGAGTCTTTTGGGACGGGAAGAAAAACCAAGCGAAACGGCAGTGTGGATTAATTTGGTGAACATGTGCGTGCTCATGTTGCTGCCGCGATTTTGCACTCCGTACCTCTACATCCTACGCTATCGGGAGATTTACAAGACACTTCAGAATGTGTTGTGGAAGAACAGACATCGCAGTCAGATCCGCACGGCCTAG
- the LOC135744090 gene encoding probable G-protein coupled receptor 148 yields the protein MCCGRTDIAVRSARPRGLANTCQEMENLMEGRSQRVFLAAEDLFLALLCTFSDWYNSSGRAELHRHTFKLSNSSESPVEMFVHEWNAFLPTYHTKVIQICPILALLAMLLTTPVLLVRILSRIDLRQQTRYLLLANVLLSDLLFVCINILNACINSAGVLMTEWPCAVVLFLSGVFYSSGVLSITAMVLDTCFAVLAPLHYLVLWPVSRTHGAITAIWVVSVFFPAASVGIFVWYHSTGPCAVHICSLPLLMVLTVSHFRPLHVSMFLTVVGILVILILIFSGYIILYCFTRSSGVWKGEASSRARGTFLIHYLHLFLSFCPILVLVIELMLYSQQSATLDLRTNLWVSLVVCNVLLILPKGLAPYLYGLRYRELCVVLLQFFRLRRPRAITPIV from the exons ATGTGTTGTGGAAGAACAGACATCGCAGTCAGATCCGCACGGCCTAGAG GACTCGCAAACACATGCCAAGAGATGGAAAATCTGATGGAGGGAAGGTCGCAGCGTGTGTTCCTAGCTGCCGAAGACCTATTCCTGGCTCTGCTTTGCACGTTCAGCGATTGGTACAACAGCTCGGGTCGAGCGGAGCTTCACAGACATACCTTCAAATTATCAAACTCCTCTGAAAGCCCCGTGGAGATGTTTGTGCACGAGTGGAATGCATTTCTGCCTACCTACCACACGAAGGTGATTcagatatgccccattttggcTCTCCTAGCCATGCTGTTGACCACCCCGGTTCTTCTCGTACGTATACTGTCCCGGATTGACCTGCGGCAACAGACGCGTTACCTTCTCCTGGCTAATGTTCTCCTCAGCGACCTGCTTTTTGTTTGCATTAACATCCTGAATGCATGCATCAACTCTGCGGGTGTGTTGATGACGGAGTGGCCCTGTGCTGTGGTTCTCTTCCTATCGGGCGTCTTTTACAGCTCTGGGGTGCTGAGCATTACAGCAATGGTTCTGGACACCTGCTTCGCCGTGTTAGCTCCTCTTCACTACCTGGTGCTCTGGCCCGTGTCCCGGACCCACGGAGCGATCACCGCCATCTGGGTTGTCTCTGTCTTCTTCCCCGCAGCATCTGTTGGGATTTTTGTGTGGTACCATAGTACGGGCCCTTGCGCCGTCCATATTTGCTCCCTGCCTTTATTGATGGTTTTAACAGTCAGCCACTTTCGTCCACTGCACGTCTCCATGTTTCTGACAGTCGTTGGTATCCTTGTCATACTCATCTTGATATTTTCAGGTTACATCATCCTGTACTGTTTTACCCGGAGTTCAGGCGTGTGGAAAGGCGAAGCGTCTTCCCGTGCCAGAGGGACGTTTCTTATCCATTATCTCCACCTGTTTCTTTCGTTTTGTCCCATTCTGGTTTTGGTGATCGAGCTGATGCTGTACAGCCAGCAGAGTGCGACTTTAGACCTTAGGACCAACCTGTGGGTAAGCCTGGTGGTGTGTAACGTCTTGCTAATCCTGCCCAAAGGCTTGGCACCTTACCTGTACGGGCTCCGCTATCGAGAACTGTGCGTTGTGCTGCTTCAGTTTTTTAGACTGAGGAGGCCAAGAGCCATTACACCTATTGTGTAA